In Isoptericola jiangsuensis, the following proteins share a genomic window:
- a CDS encoding heme oxygenase (biliverdin-producing) encodes MSALATEATLSHLLREGTRSEHQQAENEGFVSRLLSGGLDVAAYADLAAQQLAVYTALEEASAAVRGDARGATLVFDELTRVPAIQRDLAHLVGASWATEIEVLPATHAYVARLREVGGLLPQYAAHAYTRYLGDLSGGQIIQRMMQRHYGMGAAGLEFYDFPEIPKAKPFKDLYRERLDGLALTPAEVDVAVAEAQEAFRLNRAMFVELGERHPGV; translated from the coding sequence ATGTCCGCGCTCGCCACCGAGGCCACCCTCTCCCACCTGCTGCGCGAGGGCACCCGCTCCGAGCACCAGCAGGCCGAGAACGAGGGCTTCGTGTCCCGCCTGCTGTCCGGCGGGCTCGACGTCGCCGCCTACGCCGACCTCGCCGCCCAGCAGCTCGCCGTCTACACCGCGCTGGAGGAGGCGAGCGCCGCCGTCCGGGGCGACGCGCGCGGTGCGACCCTCGTGTTCGACGAGCTCACCCGCGTGCCCGCGATCCAGCGGGACCTCGCGCACCTGGTCGGCGCGTCCTGGGCGACCGAGATCGAGGTCCTCCCGGCGACGCACGCCTACGTCGCGCGCCTGCGCGAGGTCGGCGGGCTCCTGCCGCAGTACGCCGCGCACGCCTACACCCGCTACCTCGGCGACCTCTCCGGCGGCCAGATCATCCAGCGGATGATGCAGCGCCACTACGGCATGGGCGCCGCCGGGCTGGAGTTCTACGACTTCCCCGAGATCCCCAAGGCCAAGCCGTTCAAGGACCTGTACCGCGAGCGCCTGGACGGTCTCGCGCTGACGCCGGCGGAGGTCGACGTGGCGGTCGCGGAGGCGCAGGAGGCGTTCCGTCTCAACCGGGCGATGTTCGTCGAGCTGGGGGAGCGGCACCCGGGCGTCTGA
- a CDS encoding DMT family transporter, translating into MSNAAPSTVVGVAAAVVAGLGAAAQTRVNGSLAVHVGSGFGAAVISFGSGLVVLTVALACWSAARRAVRQVAGALRAGRLRWWEALGGAAGGCYVAAQGLTVATLGVALFMVAVVAGQSTSSLLVDRAGLAPGGVRLVTLGRALGPALAVVAVAVAVSGSLGRVEGLWLAVVPAVAGALQAWQQAVNGRVRAAAGHAPATGPGRAPSDAPAGASTAFAGVAAATFGNFLVGTVVLVVAFGVSVAVAGRPPGSLPTDLPADLVLWSGGILGIVFIAIQAAVVHRIGVLLLGLGMIAGQISGALALDLLTPGVPPPGPATYAGAALTLVAVAIPVVETRLRRRP; encoded by the coding sequence GTGAGCAACGCAGCCCCCTCGACCGTCGTCGGCGTCGCGGCTGCCGTCGTGGCCGGGCTGGGCGCCGCGGCCCAGACCCGGGTCAACGGGTCGCTGGCGGTGCACGTCGGGTCCGGGTTCGGGGCGGCGGTGATCTCGTTCGGGTCGGGCCTGGTGGTCCTGACCGTGGCGCTCGCCTGCTGGTCGGCGGCGCGCCGGGCGGTGCGCCAGGTCGCGGGCGCGCTGCGCGCCGGGCGGCTGCGCTGGTGGGAGGCGCTCGGCGGTGCGGCCGGGGGCTGCTACGTCGCGGCGCAGGGGCTCACCGTGGCCACGCTGGGCGTGGCGCTGTTCATGGTGGCGGTGGTCGCGGGCCAGTCGACCAGCTCGCTGCTGGTCGACCGGGCCGGTCTCGCTCCGGGCGGGGTCCGGCTGGTCACGCTGGGTCGGGCGCTCGGCCCGGCCCTGGCGGTCGTCGCGGTCGCCGTCGCCGTGTCGGGGTCGCTCGGGCGCGTCGAGGGCCTGTGGCTCGCCGTCGTCCCCGCGGTGGCGGGCGCCCTGCAGGCATGGCAGCAGGCCGTGAACGGCCGGGTCCGCGCCGCCGCCGGGCACGCCCCCGCGACGGGTCCCGGCCGCGCGCCGTCCGACGCACCCGCCGGCGCGTCGACGGCGTTCGCCGGGGTCGCTGCGGCCACGTTCGGCAACTTCCTCGTCGGCACGGTGGTGCTGGTCGTGGCGTTCGGGGTGTCGGTCGCGGTGGCGGGCCGGCCGCCGGGCAGCCTGCCGACCGACCTGCCCGCCGACCTCGTGCTGTGGTCCGGCGGGATCCTCGGGATCGTGTTCATCGCGATCCAGGCGGCGGTGGTGCACCGCATCGGTGTGCTGCTGCTGGGGCTCGGGATGATCGCGGGCCAGATCTCGGGCGCGCTCGCCCTGGACCTGCTCACCCCGGGCGTCCCGCCGCCCGGCCCGGCCACCTACGCGGGGGCGGCGCTCACGCTCGTGGCCGTGGCGATCCCCGTGGTGGAGACCCGCCTGCGGCGTCGCCCCTGA
- a CDS encoding YciI family protein, producing the protein MAKYLLLKHYRGGPAKRPNAELPMDEWTPQEVADHLAFMDRMAADLAERGEWVDGQALSPDGTFVRYDGEGRPPVTDGPFAETKDVVAGWMIIDVDSLADAHAAAAHLSSAPGPGGKPLEEWIEVRPFLSETPSGPE; encoded by the coding sequence ATGGCGAAGTACCTGTTGCTCAAGCACTACCGCGGCGGCCCGGCGAAGCGACCGAACGCCGAGCTGCCCATGGACGAGTGGACGCCGCAGGAGGTGGCCGACCACCTCGCGTTCATGGACCGCATGGCGGCCGACCTCGCCGAGCGCGGCGAGTGGGTGGACGGCCAGGCACTGTCCCCCGACGGAACGTTCGTCCGCTACGACGGCGAGGGCCGTCCGCCCGTCACCGACGGTCCGTTCGCCGAGACCAAGGACGTCGTCGCCGGGTGGATGATCATCGACGTCGACTCCCTCGCCGACGCCCACGCGGCCGCGGCCCACCTGTCGTCGGCACCCGGCCCCGGCGGGAAGCCGCTGGAGGAGTGGATCGAGGTCCGGCCGTTCCTCAGCGAGACCCCGTCGGGCCCGGAGTGA
- a CDS encoding GDSL-type esterase/lipase family protein encodes MTSGTRDVRVCFVGDSFVAGVGDPTALGWVGRVVAASAARGLPLTAYNLGVRRQTSVEVAARLPAEVAPRLVEAADPRVVLSFGVNDTTAVDGVPRVDPGVTVEALHAAVRAVAPVPVLLVGPPAVVDPAQDARVRHLTAALRSTCGELGVPFVDAHAATVAATVWHREVEAGDGAHPGAGGYALLAAAVTGPLLDWLGAPALPPGGEARP; translated from the coding sequence ATGACCTCCGGGACGCGGGACGTGCGGGTGTGCTTCGTCGGGGACTCGTTCGTGGCCGGTGTCGGGGACCCGACGGCGCTCGGCTGGGTGGGCCGCGTCGTCGCGGCCTCCGCGGCCCGCGGCCTGCCGCTCACGGCGTACAACCTCGGGGTGCGGCGCCAGACGTCCGTCGAGGTCGCCGCACGGCTGCCCGCCGAGGTCGCGCCCCGACTCGTCGAGGCCGCCGACCCGCGCGTCGTCCTCTCGTTCGGCGTCAACGACACCACCGCGGTCGACGGCGTGCCACGGGTCGACCCGGGCGTCACCGTCGAGGCGCTGCACGCCGCCGTGCGGGCCGTGGCGCCCGTCCCCGTGCTGCTCGTGGGACCGCCCGCCGTCGTCGACCCCGCCCAGGACGCCCGGGTGCGGCACCTCACCGCGGCGCTGCGCAGCACCTGCGGCGAGCTCGGCGTGCCGTTCGTCGACGCGCACGCCGCGACCGTCGCCGCCACCGTCTGGCACCGCGAGGTCGAGGCGGGCGACGGTGCGCACCCCGGCGCCGGCGGGTACGCGCTGCTCGCGGCCGCCGTCACCGGTCCGCTGCTCGACTGGCTCGGCGCGCCGGCCCTGCCGCCGGGCGGTGAGGCACGGCCCTGA
- a CDS encoding LVIVD repeat-containing protein, which yields MRQTFTPPIRRALGAGALVTAIAAGSLAVAAPGFAEPGDGATLPAQSIVALDDSATPQDLTQPGTSDSFKMDLLANIPKNGEFAAETAYSSDLAFQGDYAFAGNYNGFTVYDISEPAAPEQVAQVVCPGSQNDISVYGDILVLSTDSSRSDDSCSSVAQSATIKESWEGLKIFDISDPTSPTYVAAVETLCGSHTHSLAPTKDGRTLYAYVSSYSPRSTYPDCLTPHDLISIVKIPVKAPETASVVATPVLFPDGGYTNTSGCHDITTYVKLDLAAGACMGDGILMDISDRENPVVISNVRDTENFAFWHSATFNNDGTKVVFTDELGGGGAATCNETVGEKRGANGIYDIVDGELEFQSYYKIPRTNTNTENCVAHNGSLIPVKDKDIMVQAWYQGGISVYDFTDSANPKEIAWFDRGPLSSERLVLGGSWSAYYYNGYVFSNDIQQGFDVLSIDDSAGVGKQKPNTYRELNPQGQVRFHG from the coding sequence GTGCGTCAAACGTTTACGCCCCCGATTCGCCGGGCGCTCGGCGCCGGAGCGCTCGTCACGGCGATCGCCGCCGGCTCCCTCGCCGTCGCCGCACCCGGATTCGCCGAACCCGGCGACGGTGCCACGCTGCCCGCCCAGAGCATCGTCGCTCTGGACGACTCGGCGACCCCCCAGGACCTGACCCAGCCGGGCACGTCCGACAGCTTCAAGATGGATCTCCTCGCCAACATCCCCAAGAACGGGGAGTTCGCCGCCGAGACCGCGTACAGCTCGGACCTGGCCTTCCAGGGCGACTACGCCTTCGCCGGCAACTACAACGGGTTCACCGTCTACGACATCAGCGAGCCGGCGGCGCCCGAGCAGGTCGCCCAGGTCGTCTGCCCGGGTTCCCAGAACGACATCTCCGTCTACGGCGACATCCTCGTGCTGTCCACCGACTCGTCGCGCAGCGACGACTCGTGCTCCAGCGTCGCGCAGTCCGCCACGATCAAGGAGTCGTGGGAAGGCCTGAAGATCTTCGACATCTCCGACCCGACGTCGCCGACGTACGTCGCGGCCGTCGAGACGCTCTGCGGCTCGCACACGCACTCGCTGGCTCCGACCAAGGACGGCCGGACCCTGTACGCGTACGTGTCGTCGTACAGCCCGCGCTCGACGTACCCCGACTGCCTGACGCCGCACGACCTCATCTCGATCGTCAAGATCCCGGTCAAGGCGCCCGAGACGGCCTCGGTCGTCGCGACGCCCGTCCTGTTCCCCGACGGCGGGTACACCAACACGTCCGGCTGCCACGACATCACCACCTACGTGAAGCTCGACCTCGCGGCCGGTGCGTGCATGGGTGACGGCATCCTCATGGACATCTCCGACCGCGAGAACCCCGTGGTGATCTCCAACGTGCGTGACACGGAGAACTTCGCGTTCTGGCACTCGGCGACGTTCAACAACGACGGCACCAAGGTCGTCTTCACCGACGAGCTCGGCGGCGGCGGTGCCGCGACCTGCAACGAGACCGTGGGTGAGAAGCGGGGCGCCAACGGCATCTACGACATCGTGGACGGCGAGCTCGAGTTCCAGAGCTACTACAAGATCCCGCGCACGAACACCAACACCGAGAACTGCGTCGCGCACAACGGGTCGCTCATCCCGGTCAAGGACAAGGACATCATGGTCCAGGCCTGGTACCAGGGCGGCATCTCCGTGTACGACTTCACGGACTCGGCCAACCCGAAGGAGATCGCCTGGTTCGACCGCGGCCCCCTCTCCTCGGAGCGGCTCGTCCTCGGTGGTTCGTGGTCGGCGTACTACTACAACGGGTACGTCTTCTCGAACGACATCCAGCAGGGCTTCGACGTCCTGTCGATCGACGACTCCGCGGGTGTCGGCAAGCAGAAGCCGAACACCTACCGGGAGCTCAACCCGCAGGGCCAGGTCCGCTTCCACGGCTGA
- a CDS encoding RNA polymerase sigma factor, whose product MPDVLRAAGPRALAALVRRGAGFADAEDAVQEALLEAAARWPSDGVPRDPVAWLVTVSWRRFLDARRAAESRQRREERHDRLVPPGPTEQADDTLLLLSRCCHPDLGAAAAVALTLRAVAGLTTAQIARAHLVPEATMAQRISRAKRTLRGASFDRPGDVGSVLKVLYLMFSEGHAGEVDLADEAVRLTRQLAAATDDPEVDGLLALMLLTHARRAARWTADGALVALADQDRSRWDTDLVAEGVALLRGALARDRLGEYQAQAAIAALHDDAASAAETDWPQVLEWYDELLRLTPSPVVALNRAVAVGEVEGPGAGLAVLDGLDAGLPRFDAVAAYLTERAGDLPGAARRYARAAAAATSVPERDHLTVQAARLRESVRAGRPADVEGSVGPA is encoded by the coding sequence CTGCCGGACGTCCTGCGCGCGGCCGGCCCCCGGGCGCTCGCGGCGCTCGTACGGCGCGGCGCAGGGTTCGCCGACGCCGAGGACGCCGTCCAGGAGGCGCTCCTGGAGGCCGCGGCCCGCTGGCCGTCCGACGGCGTGCCCCGGGACCCGGTCGCCTGGCTCGTCACGGTGTCGTGGCGCCGGTTCCTCGACGCGCGACGCGCGGCCGAGTCCCGGCAGCGGCGCGAGGAGCGGCACGACCGGCTCGTCCCGCCCGGACCGACCGAGCAGGCCGACGACACCCTGCTGCTGCTCAGCCGCTGCTGCCACCCCGACCTCGGCGCGGCCGCGGCCGTCGCGCTGACGCTGCGCGCCGTCGCCGGGCTGACCACCGCGCAGATCGCCCGCGCCCACCTCGTGCCCGAGGCGACGATGGCGCAGCGCATCAGCCGTGCCAAGCGGACGCTGCGGGGCGCGTCGTTCGACCGGCCGGGGGACGTCGGCTCCGTGCTCAAGGTGCTGTACCTGATGTTCTCCGAGGGGCACGCCGGGGAGGTCGACCTCGCCGACGAGGCCGTCCGCCTGACCCGGCAGCTCGCCGCCGCCACCGACGACCCCGAGGTCGACGGGCTGCTCGCCCTCATGCTGCTCACCCACGCCCGGCGGGCGGCCCGGTGGACCGCGGACGGCGCGCTGGTGGCGCTGGCGGACCAGGACCGGTCGCGGTGGGACACGGACCTGGTGGCCGAGGGGGTCGCGCTGCTGCGGGGGGCGCTGGCCCGCGACCGGCTGGGCGAGTACCAGGCGCAGGCGGCGATCGCGGCCCTGCACGACGACGCGGCGAGCGCCGCGGAGACCGACTGGCCGCAGGTCCTCGAGTGGTACGACGAGCTGCTGCGCCTGACGCCGTCGCCGGTGGTGGCGCTGAACCGGGCGGTGGCGGTGGGGGAGGTGGAGGGCCCGGGGGCGGGGCTCGCGGTGCTGGACGGGCTGGACGCGGGCCTGCCGCGGTTCGACGCCGTGGCGGCATACCTGACGGAGCGGGCGGGTGACCTCCCCGGCGCGGCGCGGCGGTACGCGCGGGCGGCGGCCGCGGCGACGTCGGTGCCGGAGCGGGACCACCTGACGGTGCAGGCCGCGCGGTTGCGGGAGAGCGTCCGGGCGGGGCGCCCGGCGGATGTCGAGGGGTCCGTGGGACCGGCGTGA
- a CDS encoding DUF305 domain-containing protein produces MRRLGALAAALALTATTVACTGPDDEPDTEAAPPSSVVLQPGRPGEDSTTIAPEDYEPTVTGSTHNQADVDFFADMIHHHLQALEMSELAPDRAQDPAVLALADRIHDVQAAEIHGLAAWLQERDLPVPVEFEQGDGSGPRVPDGATDHDHHAETMPGMLTDAQMAELAAASGAEFDRLYLEGMIQHHEGAVDMSVTVIDEGTDERANELATDIGAGQQAEIGRMQDLLADL; encoded by the coding sequence GTGCGACGCCTCGGTGCGCTCGCCGCGGCGCTGGCGCTCACGGCCACGACCGTCGCCTGCACCGGGCCCGACGACGAGCCGGACACCGAGGCCGCGCCGCCGTCCAGCGTCGTGCTCCAGCCGGGCCGCCCCGGCGAGGACAGCACCACGATCGCGCCCGAGGACTACGAGCCCACCGTCACCGGGTCCACGCACAACCAGGCCGACGTCGACTTCTTCGCCGACATGATCCACCACCACCTCCAGGCGCTGGAGATGTCGGAGCTCGCCCCCGACCGCGCCCAGGACCCCGCCGTGCTGGCGCTCGCGGACCGCATCCACGACGTCCAGGCCGCCGAGATCCACGGGCTCGCCGCGTGGCTCCAGGAGCGCGACCTGCCGGTGCCCGTGGAGTTCGAGCAGGGCGACGGCTCCGGGCCACGGGTCCCGGACGGTGCCACGGACCACGACCACCACGCCGAGACGATGCCGGGCATGCTCACCGACGCCCAGATGGCGGAGCTGGCCGCGGCGTCGGGAGCCGAGTTCGACCGGCTCTACCTGGAGGGGATGATCCAGCACCACGAGGGCGCCGTCGACATGTCGGTCACCGTCATCGACGAGGGCACGGACGAGCGGGCGAACGAGCTCGCCACGGACATCGGCGCCGGTCAGCAGGCCGAGATCGGCCGCATGCAGGACCTCCTCGCGGACCTCTGA
- a CDS encoding CPBP family intramembrane glutamic endopeptidase, whose translation MLATGRLTAAALTCGAAILLFAVHVRPLGYVPLVAGVLLGLVLDRRLGRDLGLIALGMAIVSAIPLKADLSDAGMLRFTVALSLAVLVPWALSKYVFKDDDGAGAVRFPVATGVPWTRGQWLYLGVVVLVGYLLLPWYFLSSGAYLNWPTLEDDGDIARLFVGVNAVGIWDELFFICTVFALLRRHLGLQVANVLQAVVFVSFLWELGYREWGPALTIPFALVQGWIFARYKSLPYVVAVHLLFDAVVFAVLVHGHRPELLDVFVTAP comes from the coding sequence ATGCTGGCGACCGGACGGCTGACCGCCGCCGCGCTGACCTGCGGCGCGGCGATCCTGCTCTTCGCGGTGCACGTGCGCCCGCTCGGCTACGTGCCGCTCGTGGCGGGGGTGCTGCTGGGGCTGGTCCTCGACCGACGGCTCGGCCGCGACCTCGGCCTCATCGCGCTCGGCATGGCGATCGTGTCCGCCATCCCGCTGAAGGCCGACCTGTCGGACGCCGGGATGCTGCGGTTCACCGTCGCCCTGTCGCTCGCGGTCCTCGTGCCGTGGGCGCTGTCGAAGTACGTGTTCAAGGACGACGACGGCGCCGGGGCGGTGCGGTTCCCGGTGGCGACGGGCGTGCCCTGGACGCGCGGGCAGTGGCTCTACCTGGGTGTCGTGGTGCTCGTCGGGTACCTGCTGCTGCCCTGGTACTTCCTGTCGTCCGGGGCGTACCTCAACTGGCCGACCCTGGAGGACGACGGCGACATCGCCCGCCTGTTCGTGGGCGTCAACGCCGTCGGCATCTGGGACGAGCTGTTCTTCATCTGCACCGTGTTCGCGCTGCTGCGCCGGCACCTCGGGCTCCAGGTCGCCAACGTGCTCCAGGCCGTGGTGTTCGTGTCGTTCCTGTGGGAGCTCGGCTACCGCGAGTGGGGGCCGGCGCTGACGATCCCGTTCGCGCTCGTGCAGGGCTGGATCTTCGCGCGGTACAAGTCGCTGCCGTACGTCGTGGCGGTGCACCTGCTGTTCGACGCCGTCGTGTTCGCCGTTCTGGTGCACGGCCACCGCCCCGAGCTGCTCGACGTCTTCGTCACCGCGCCCTGA
- a CDS encoding YibE/F family protein, which yields MTSETRADRHARATRPSSGHHDGAHGSGHGHSHGGPVPPAPWRTRVVLALLVVPAVVATALGLWALWPAAADVPERVPVVVEGSELVVATVVGPLAESNGDTWPTTEDATAGDVEIRLADGSTAGMQADARFVLEPGDRVTALFIGDFAETVTPYVFMDHQRDVPFGLLAGAYVLVVLLVARWRGLAALVGLAAAFAVFVGFTFPALLAGQDAMGVALVTSSAVMLVVLYLAHGLTARTTVALLGTLAGLALTAGIGAWATGAARITGASDEMAQNLPYLAPGVDLRGIALCGLVLAGMGVLNDVTITQASAVWELRAMAPHAPRRVLFARAMRIGRDHIASTVYTIAFAYVGAALPLLLTVWLLDQTPLMSLTSGEIAEEVVRTLVGSIGLVLAIPLTTAIAAVVVPGELSGPDGHGGHDGGTDREDDDGEGAGPPAGVGVGDARAVPAVR from the coding sequence GTGACCTCCGAGACGCGCGCCGACCGCCACGCCCGGGCCACCCGACCGTCGTCGGGCCACCACGACGGCGCCCACGGGTCGGGGCACGGCCACTCCCACGGCGGTCCGGTGCCGCCGGCGCCGTGGCGCACCCGCGTGGTGCTGGCGCTGCTGGTGGTGCCCGCCGTCGTCGCGACCGCGCTGGGGCTGTGGGCGCTGTGGCCGGCGGCCGCCGACGTCCCGGAGCGGGTGCCGGTGGTGGTGGAGGGCAGCGAGCTGGTGGTCGCCACCGTGGTGGGGCCGCTCGCGGAGTCGAACGGCGACACGTGGCCGACGACCGAGGACGCCACGGCCGGCGACGTGGAGATCCGCCTGGCGGACGGGTCGACGGCGGGCATGCAGGCGGACGCCCGGTTCGTGCTGGAACCGGGGGACCGGGTGACGGCGCTGTTCATCGGGGACTTCGCCGAGACGGTGACGCCGTACGTGTTCATGGACCACCAGCGGGACGTGCCGTTCGGGCTGCTCGCCGGGGCGTACGTGCTGGTCGTGCTGCTGGTGGCGCGCTGGCGGGGCCTCGCGGCGCTGGTCGGGCTGGCGGCGGCGTTCGCGGTGTTCGTGGGGTTCACGTTCCCGGCGCTGCTGGCCGGGCAGGACGCGATGGGCGTGGCGCTGGTGACGTCGTCGGCCGTCATGCTGGTGGTGCTCTACCTGGCGCATGGGCTGACGGCGCGCACCACGGTGGCGCTGCTCGGCACGCTGGCGGGCCTGGCGCTGACGGCGGGGATCGGCGCGTGGGCCACCGGCGCGGCCCGCATCACCGGTGCGTCGGACGAGATGGCGCAGAACCTCCCCTACCTCGCGCCGGGGGTGGACCTGCGGGGGATCGCGCTGTGCGGGCTGGTGCTCGCGGGCATGGGCGTGCTCAACGACGTGACGATCACGCAGGCCTCGGCGGTGTGGGAGCTGCGCGCGATGGCGCCGCACGCCCCGCGCCGGGTGCTGTTCGCGCGGGCCATGCGGATCGGGCGCGACCACATCGCCTCGACGGTCTACACGATCGCGTTCGCGTACGTCGGGGCGGCGCTGCCGCTGCTGCTCACCGTGTGGCTGCTCGACCAGACCCCGTTGATGTCCCTCACGTCGGGGGAGATCGCGGAGGAGGTCGTGCGGACCCTCGTCGGCTCGATCGGCCTCGTGCTGGCCATCCCCCTCACCACGGCGATCGCGGCCGTCGTCGTGCCCGGCGAGCTGAGCGGGCCCGACGGGCACGGCGGGCACGACGGTGGCACCGACCGCGAGGACGACGACGGCGAGGGTGCCGGCCCGCCCGCGGGGGTCGGCGTCGGCGACGCGCGGGCGGTGCCGGCCGTCAGGTGA